The following coding sequences lie in one Phalacrocorax carbo chromosome 3, bPhaCar2.1, whole genome shotgun sequence genomic window:
- the TMEM200A gene encoding transmembrane protein 200A — MIATGGVITGLAALKRQDSARSQQHVNLAAAPASEENKPVRRRPRADVVIVRGKIRLYSPSGFFLVLGVLIAFLGIAMAILGYWPQKEQVLGSEDNLSVNETQVLSGQGSILLRFFEQHMHSDKMKMLGPFTMGIGIFIFICANAILHENRDKETKIIHMRDIYSTVIDIHTLRIKEQKQLSGAFTGLLGEGELRHSGSSCASRLAANTVAPFSGFKGSFRMDSSAEEDEITLNEDRTTSSLLPPLLTEQRGSVFGLYPHSSKASDDKNTSSIKCETKSIVSSSISAFTLPVIKLNNCVIDEPSIDNITEDSEVTRSWSRNLSMDSLAIPLTDTNESYRPAATMLPRHNSFVDTPSDQFKSSMTLGPSTGKLLSPGAAKKQFGSNTSLHLLSSHSKSLDLDRGPSTLTVQAEQRKHPSWPRLDRSNSKGYMKLENKEDPMDRLLVPQAPVKKDFTNKEKLLMISRSHNNLSFEHDEFLSNNLKRGTSETRF; from the coding sequence ATGATAGCAACCGGAGGAGTCATAACAGGACTGGCTGCCTTAAAAAGGCAAGACTCTGCCAGGTCTCAGCAACATGTAAACCTTGCCGCAGCACCAGCTtctgaggaaaacaaaccagTTAGACGCCGGCCCAGGGCAGATGTAGTAATCGTCAGGGGCAAAATCCGTCTCTATTCTCCTTCAGGATTCTTCCTTGTTTTGGGAGTGCTTATCGCATTCTTGGGAATTGCAATGGCCATCCTTGGATACTGGCCCCAAAAGGAACAGGTTTTAGGATCTGAAGATAATCTATCTGTAAATGAAACCCAGGTCCTGAGCGGCCAAGGAAGTATTTTACTTCGTTTCTTTGAACAGCACATGCATTCAGATAAGATGAAAATGCTGGGCCCTTTCACTATGGGCATTGgaatcttcatttttatttgcgCAAATGCCATTCTGCATGAAAACCGtgacaaggaaacaaaaatcataCACATGAGAGACATATACTCCACTGTAATAGACATCCACACCCTGAGGATCaaagaacaaaagcagctgAGTGGTGCCTTCACTGGCTTGTTGGGGGAAGGAGAACTGAGGCACAGCGGGAGCTCGTGTGCGTCACGGCTGGCTGCGAACACAGTTGCACCTTTCTCTGGCTTCAAGGGTAGTTTTAGAATGGATAGTTCTGCTGAAGAGGATGAGATTACCCTAAATGAAGATAGGACCACGAGTAGCCTCCTGCCACCTTTGCTGACTGAGCAACGTGGTTCAGTCTTTGGACTTTACCCTCATTCCAGCAAAGCTTCAGATGACAAAAACACTAGCTCTATAAAGTGTGAAACAAAATCCATCGTGTCATCTTCCATTAGTGCTTTCACACTGCCAGTAATTAAACTGAATAACTGTGTTATTGATGAGCCCAGTATAGACAACATAACTGAGGACTCGGAGGTCACTAGGAGTTGGTCTAGAAATCTGTCGATGGATTCTCTGGCCATTCCACTAACTGATACCAATGAATCCTACAGACCGGCAGCTACCATGCTGCCACGACACAATTCATTTGTGGACACTCCATCCGATCAGTTCAAATCTTCTATGACTCTCGGACCAAGCACAGGAAAGCTTTTATCCCCCGGCGCTGCCAAGAAACAGTTTGGGTCCAACACATCTTTGCATCTTCTGTCTTCACATTCGAAGTCGCTGGACTTGGACAGGGGTCCATCTACGCTCACTGTCCAAGCTGAGCAAAGGAAACACCCCAGCTGGCCCAGACTGGATCGGAGCAACAGTAAAGGGTATATGAAACTAGAAAACAAAGAGGACCCGATGGATAGGTTACTTGTGCCACAGGCGCCAGTCAAGAAGGACTTCACTAATAAGGAAAAGCTTCTTATGATATCAAGATCTCataataatttgagttttgaacACGATGAGTTTTTGAGTAACAACCTGAAGCGAGGAACTTCTGAAAcaagattttaa